The following coding sequences are from one Parabacteroides pacaensis window:
- a CDS encoding winged helix-turn-helix domain-containing protein, which produces MIAKIGTNAGLVWKALNEGGKMNVKQVKKATKLVDKDLYAAFGWLAKENKVAFEEVDGNLFVSLIESC; this is translated from the coding sequence ATGATTGCAAAGATTGGAACAAACGCAGGCCTTGTTTGGAAAGCATTAAACGAAGGCGGTAAAATGAATGTTAAACAAGTAAAGAAAGCAACCAAACTTGTAGATAAAGATTTGTATGCAGCTTTTGGGTGGTTAGCCAAAGAGAACAAAGTTGCTTTCGAAGAAGTAGATGGAAATCTGTTCGTTTCGCTGATTGAATCTTGTTGA
- a CDS encoding cell division protein ZapA: MDDKFVIHVEIAGKDYALTINRKDEEITRAAARQIRNKINQYRDYFATSDVDVKDLLAMVALQLSVDNLNLENKNDVGPFVEKIETLNSKLKEYLETR, translated from the coding sequence ATGGACGATAAATTTGTAATACATGTGGAAATAGCCGGAAAGGACTACGCGTTGACTATCAACCGGAAGGATGAGGAGATAACACGTGCCGCGGCCAGACAGATACGAAATAAAATAAATCAATACCGGGATTACTTTGCTACCTCGGATGTTGACGTAAAAGATTTGTTAGCCATGGTTGCACTCCAATTATCAGTAGATAATCTGAATTTGGAAAATAAGAATGATGTAGGCCCTTTTGTTGAAAAGATAGAAACCCTGAATAGCAAATTGAAGGAATATCTGGAAACAAGGTGA
- the tatA gene encoding twin-arginine translocase TatA/TatE family subunit, which yields MTNLLFLGNLGTGEIIIIAIVVLLLFGGKKIPELMKGLGKGVKNFKDGVKGLEDDINLDDTDDKSKK from the coding sequence ATGACTAATTTATTATTTCTAGGGAATTTAGGAACTGGTGAAATCATTATTATCGCCATTGTAGTACTGTTACTTTTTGGCGGAAAGAAAATACCCGAACTTATGAAAGGTTTAGGTAAAGGTGTAAAGAATTTTAAAGATGGTGTAAAAGGTTTAGAAGACGATATTAATTTAGACGATACAGACGATAAATCCAAGAAGTAA
- the pgeF gene encoding peptidoglycan editing factor PgeF has protein sequence MKFKEQVGEREFIRFTTTRHGGVSTGEYESFNLGAFSGDNPENVERNRLLLCKELGIDDFFLFIPHQVHGDKIFDIDDVDFLLGGTEWHQEQLDGYDAIVTNVSDIAIGVTTADCTPVVFYDPVRKVIAAAHAGWRGTAKEIVCKVVDVMRRNHDCDVKNIKATIFPAICGDIYSVGPEVIFEMSKTSVDVREYSYLYNNPKSEFFLDLVEANRKMLLHAGILPQNITLLNDCTYTWDADFFSARRQGYNCGRMVSGIMMKDLSLSTDENSFNFE, from the coding sequence ATGAAGTTTAAAGAACAGGTAGGGGAACGTGAATTTATTCGTTTTACTACCACTCGTCATGGAGGAGTAAGTACCGGAGAATACGAGTCATTTAACTTGGGAGCCTTTAGTGGTGATAATCCTGAAAATGTAGAGAGAAACAGGTTGTTGTTATGTAAAGAGCTTGGAATAGACGACTTTTTTCTTTTTATACCTCATCAAGTGCACGGGGATAAAATTTTTGATATTGATGATGTGGATTTTCTCTTAGGTGGAACAGAATGGCATCAAGAACAACTGGATGGATATGATGCTATTGTTACAAATGTTTCTGACATAGCAATAGGTGTAACCACTGCCGATTGTACGCCGGTTGTTTTTTATGATCCGGTGCGTAAAGTAATTGCTGCTGCTCATGCCGGATGGAGAGGCACGGCTAAAGAAATAGTATGTAAAGTAGTAGATGTAATGAGAAGAAATCATGATTGTGATGTGAAAAATATTAAGGCTACTATCTTTCCTGCTATTTGTGGCGATATATATAGTGTAGGGCCTGAGGTAATATTCGAAATGTCTAAAACTTCTGTTGATGTGAGAGAATATTCTTATTTATACAATAACCCAAAAAGTGAATTTTTCCTGGATTTAGTAGAAGCAAACCGTAAAATGCTTTTGCATGCAGGTATTCTTCCTCAAAATATAACTTTATTGAATGATTGTACTTATACATGGGATGCAGATTTCTTTTCTGCTCGCAGGCAAGGCTATAATTGTGGCCGGATGGTATCTGGAATTATGATGAAAGATTTATCTTTATCTACCGATGAAAACAGTTTCAATTTCGAATAA
- the fabD gene encoding ACP S-malonyltransferase, whose amino-acid sequence MKAYVFPGQGAQFVGMGKDLYETNSTAKEMFEKANEVLGFRITDLMFAGTDEDLRQTKVTQPAIFLHSVILAKTMGDQFKPDMVAGHSLGEFSALVAAGALSFEDGLILVSKRAQAMQKACEATPSTMAAVLALPDGKVEEVCAGIMDEVVVAANYNCPGQIVISGSVPGIDRACEQLLAAGAKRALKLKVGGAFHSPLMEPARAELAEAINHTTFCKPVCPVYQNVNAEPQTDPEAIKSNLIAQLTAPVRWTQTVMNMIADGADSFTEIGPGAVLQGLVKKVSKEMVTEGIQ is encoded by the coding sequence ATGAAAGCTTATGTATTTCCGGGTCAAGGTGCCCAATTTGTCGGAATGGGAAAAGACCTCTATGAAACAAATTCTACTGCAAAAGAAATGTTCGAAAAGGCCAATGAAGTTCTTGGTTTCCGCATTACAGATCTGATGTTCGCTGGGACAGACGAGGACCTGAGACAAACGAAAGTTACCCAACCCGCTATTTTCTTACACTCCGTAATATTGGCTAAAACGATGGGCGACCAATTTAAGCCGGATATGGTTGCTGGTCATTCATTAGGTGAATTTTCAGCATTAGTTGCTGCCGGAGCTTTATCGTTTGAAGACGGATTAATCCTTGTTTCAAAACGGGCACAAGCTATGCAAAAGGCTTGTGAAGCTACCCCTTCTACCATGGCTGCCGTATTAGCTCTTCCGGATGGGAAAGTGGAAGAAGTTTGCGCAGGTATTATGGATGAAGTAGTAGTTGCCGCCAATTATAACTGTCCGGGACAAATCGTTATTTCAGGCTCAGTTCCCGGTATTGACCGTGCTTGCGAACAATTATTAGCTGCCGGTGCCAAAAGAGCCTTAAAGCTGAAGGTGGGAGGAGCTTTTCATTCTCCGTTAATGGAACCTGCGCGTGCAGAGTTAGCGGAGGCAATTAACCATACAACTTTCTGCAAACCTGTTTGTCCGGTTTATCAAAACGTAAATGCCGAACCACAGACTGACCCGGAAGCTATCAAGTCTAATTTAATTGCACAGCTTACGGCACCGGTACGTTGGACTCAAACGGTTATGAATATGATTGCCGATGGAGCCGACAGTTTTACAGAAATAGGGCCGGGTGCAGTACTTCAAGGATTGGTTAAAAAAGTTAGTAAAGAAATGGTTACGGAAGGTATTCAATAA
- the tatC gene encoding twin-arginine translocase subunit TatC, giving the protein MEQEEMSFWDHLEELRWTLFRSILALFVFAIGGFAVMPWLFDHVVLAPCFSNFVTYQMLCKVSAHLSLLPDFCNDSFHVDIVNIKLASQFFTHMTTSFWFALVLTFPYLVYEIWKFIQPALYDNEKRNVRWVFLFGTIMFFIGCAVGYFLVFPMTLRFLATYQLSAAITEQVSLDSYMDNFLMLIFVMGIVFELPLVSWLLSQLGLLHKSFFAKFRRHAIVGLLVAAAFITPSSDPFTLSIVFFPLYFLYELSAFFVKKDPVEEPDEEEA; this is encoded by the coding sequence ATGGAACAAGAAGAAATGTCATTCTGGGATCACCTGGAAGAACTTCGTTGGACTTTATTTCGATCGATACTAGCTCTTTTTGTCTTTGCTATAGGAGGTTTTGCCGTAATGCCGTGGTTATTTGACCATGTAGTTCTGGCTCCTTGTTTTTCCAATTTTGTGACATATCAGATGCTATGTAAGGTAAGTGCCCATTTGTCGCTTTTACCTGATTTTTGCAATGATAGTTTTCATGTAGACATTGTAAATATAAAGTTGGCCTCACAGTTCTTCACACACATGACTACCTCTTTCTGGTTTGCATTGGTGTTGACGTTTCCTTACTTAGTATATGAGATTTGGAAATTTATCCAACCTGCTTTATATGACAATGAAAAAAGAAACGTCCGTTGGGTATTCCTTTTCGGAACAATTATGTTTTTTATAGGATGTGCGGTCGGATATTTCCTGGTTTTCCCAATGACATTACGGTTTTTAGCAACTTATCAATTAAGTGCTGCTATCACGGAACAGGTATCTCTTGATTCCTATATGGATAATTTCCTGATGTTGATATTTGTAATGGGAATAGTATTTGAGTTGCCTTTAGTTTCATGGTTGCTTTCACAGTTGGGATTGTTACACAAATCGTTCTTCGCTAAGTTCAGGCGGCATGCTATTGTCGGATTGCTGGTTGCTGCAGCTTTTATTACGCCGTCGAGCGATCCGTTTACATTAAGCATTGTCTTTTTCCCACTTTATTTCTTATATGAATTAAGTGCGTTCTTTGTAAAGAAAGACCCTGTAGAAGAACCCGATGAGGAAGAGGCATAA
- the rny gene encoding ribonuclease Y, giving the protein MGMYIIISIGLFIAGAVLTWLGMRFLLKSRYDAVITEAEKEAEVIKKNKLLEVKEKFLHLKADLEKQVSARNAKIQAVETKLKQKELTINQKQDELQRKRAEVDVVKENLESQLDLVEKKKQDLEKIHRKEIEQLEALSGLSAEEAKEKLIESLKDEAKSQAVSYINEIVEEAKMTANKEAKKIIIQSIQRVATETAIENSITVFHIDTDEVKGRIIGREGRNIRALEAATGIEIVVDDTPEAIVLSGFDPIRREIARLALHQLVQDGRIHPARIEEIVAKVRKQVEEEVIETGKRTVIDLGVHGLHPELIRMIGKMKYRSSYGQNLLQHARETANLCAVMASELGLNPKKARRAGLLHDIGKVPDDEPELPHAILGMKLCEKYKEKPDICNAVGAHHDEVEMSSLLAPIVQVCDAISGARPGARREIVEAYIKRLNDLEQLALSYPGVMKTYAIQAGRELRVIVGADKIDDTATENLSNEIAKKIQDEMTYPGQVKITVIRETRAVSYAK; this is encoded by the coding sequence ATGGGAATGTATATTATTATATCGATCGGACTCTTCATTGCAGGTGCAGTTCTTACCTGGTTGGGGATGCGTTTTCTGCTCAAATCCAGATATGATGCCGTGATAACGGAAGCGGAGAAAGAAGCGGAAGTAATAAAAAAGAATAAACTGCTGGAAGTAAAAGAGAAATTTCTTCATTTAAAGGCAGATCTCGAAAAACAAGTTTCTGCTCGTAATGCTAAGATTCAGGCAGTGGAAACTAAGTTAAAACAAAAAGAACTTACAATAAATCAGAAGCAAGACGAATTACAGCGGAAAAGAGCTGAAGTGGATGTTGTGAAAGAAAATTTAGAGTCACAACTAGATTTAGTGGAAAAGAAAAAACAAGATTTAGAGAAAATCCACCGTAAAGAAATCGAACAACTGGAAGCTCTTTCCGGTTTGTCAGCTGAAGAAGCTAAAGAAAAATTAATTGAATCTTTGAAAGACGAAGCGAAGTCACAAGCTGTTTCTTATATTAATGAGATTGTAGAAGAGGCAAAGATGACAGCTAATAAAGAAGCAAAAAAGATTATTATCCAGTCTATCCAACGTGTTGCTACAGAAACTGCTATTGAAAATTCGATCACAGTATTCCATATCGATACGGATGAAGTGAAAGGTCGTATTATCGGACGTGAGGGGCGCAATATTCGTGCTTTGGAAGCTGCTACTGGCATCGAAATTGTAGTAGACGATACTCCTGAAGCTATCGTCCTTTCCGGATTTGACCCGATCCGGCGTGAAATTGCGCGTCTGGCTTTGCATCAATTGGTTCAAGACGGGCGTATTCATCCGGCACGTATTGAGGAAATCGTTGCTAAAGTGCGGAAACAGGTAGAGGAAGAAGTAATTGAAACAGGAAAACGCACAGTAATTGATTTAGGTGTTCATGGATTACATCCTGAATTAATTCGTATGATTGGTAAAATGAAATATCGTTCGTCTTATGGACAAAATTTGTTGCAACATGCTCGCGAAACAGCTAATTTGTGTGCTGTTATGGCTTCGGAACTAGGCTTGAATCCTAAAAAAGCACGCCGCGCAGGTTTGTTACACGATATAGGGAAAGTGCCTGACGACGAACCGGAATTACCACATGCTATTCTTGGTATGAAGCTTTGTGAAAAGTATAAAGAGAAGCCGGATATTTGTAATGCAGTAGGTGCCCATCACGATGAAGTGGAAATGTCAAGTTTATTAGCACCTATCGTACAAGTTTGTGATGCTATCTCCGGAGCACGTCCGGGTGCACGCAGGGAAATTGTGGAGGCTTATATCAAGCGTCTGAACGACTTGGAACAATTGGCACTCTCTTATCCGGGAGTTATGAAGACTTATGCTATTCAAGCTGGTCGGGAACTACGGGTTATTGTAGGTGCCGATAAGATTGACGATACAGCTACAGAAAATTTATCTAATGAAATAGCCAAGAAAATTCAAGACGAAATGACTTATCCGGGTCAGGTGAAGATCACGGTAATTCGTGAAACCCGGGCTGTTAGTTATGCAAAATAA
- a CDS encoding B3/B4 domain-containing protein produces MKTVSISNKILAACPDLQVAVISACVINSESNLQLWEEISAYEAEFRNNFKIEEINKQAPIRATRLAYKALGKDPNRYRPSSEALCRRILRGLPLYKINTLVDLINLVSLRSGYSIGGFDEDKIQGNLILGVGEANELYHGIGRGILNIEGLPVYRDEISGIGTPTSDEERTKIELDTVHLLMIINGYSGIDGLKEAVIFSIDLLKRYVSAETIECKLIKKGETFDLLLNDD; encoded by the coding sequence ATGAAAACAGTTTCAATTTCGAATAAAATATTAGCTGCGTGCCCGGATTTACAAGTTGCAGTCATTTCCGCTTGTGTAATAAATAGTGAGTCTAACCTACAACTTTGGGAGGAAATATCAGCATACGAAGCAGAATTTCGTAATAATTTTAAAATAGAGGAGATTAATAAGCAGGCACCTATTCGAGCAACTCGTTTAGCATATAAGGCACTAGGAAAGGATCCTAATCGATATCGTCCTTCTTCAGAAGCTTTGTGTCGTCGTATTTTACGAGGGTTGCCACTTTATAAAATTAATACGTTAGTAGATTTAATTAATCTGGTATCTTTAAGAAGTGGATATTCTATCGGCGGATTCGACGAAGATAAAATACAAGGTAATTTAATATTAGGAGTAGGAGAGGCAAACGAACTATATCATGGAATCGGACGTGGAATCCTTAATATTGAAGGACTGCCGGTTTATCGGGATGAAATTTCCGGAATAGGTACTCCTACGAGCGATGAGGAAAGAACAAAAATAGAGTTAGATACTGTTCACCTGTTAATGATTATAAACGGCTATTCAGGTATTGATGGATTAAAAGAGGCCGTAATATTTTCCATAGATTTATTAAAACGATATGTGTCAGCAGAAACAATAGAATGTAAGCTCATTAAAAAAGGGGAAACATTCGATTTACTGTTAAACGATGATTAA